In Laspinema palackyanum D2c, the DNA window AACAACTCAATGCTCAATATCGCCATCAAGATAAACCCACGGATGTGTTATCTTTTGCCGCTTTAGAGGTAGAGTATCCACCGATAGACTCTATCTGCGGAGAGATTCCTCTGTATTTAGGGGACATTATTATTTCCGTGGATACAGCCGCTCGACAAGCCGAACAGCAGGAGCATTCCGTCACCGTAGAACTCGCTTGGTTGGCGGCTCATGGACTCCTTCATCTGTTGGGTTGGGATCATCCGGATGAAGAGAGTTTAACCCGGATGCTAGGTCAACAAGAAACCTTACTCACCGCTGTGGGTCTTGCCTTGTAACGATACAGACAACACAACTTCTCCAAAAGTGAGGTTGTAGTATGGGTTCAGTATCTGAGCAAACTAGCGCACGGAAGCAATACCTGCTATGAAATTAGACCGTTCGGAAATAACCGGCCAACCGAC includes these proteins:
- the ybeY gene encoding rRNA maturation RNase YbeY, whose translation is MQCQTIELELMVQNAYWESDVARTVQCEAIAEETWDQWFQTWLQQLETELPPAIGYELSIRLSDDGEIQQLNAQYRHQDKPTDVLSFAALEVEYPPIDSICGEIPLYLGDIIISVDTAARQAEQQEHSVTVELAWLAAHGLLHLLGWDHPDEESLTRMLGQQETLLTAVGLAL